In Vreelandella piezotolerans, one genomic interval encodes:
- a CDS encoding alpha/beta hydrolase: protein MVVLGGLALSSVALAGDVSRAQFFSPTLGYDYPYTIYLPDAYDPQASAPHPVVYLLHGSFGNEFDWATKGNLPQTADRLIEAGHLPPAVFVMPGSRSWWVDGHNEAARSAFFNDLLPHIEATYHVGTTREQRGVAGLSAGGYGAVNFALERPELFAAAAALSPASYIPAPPKNSSAHRHPAFLNAQGEFDQALWEQLNYTAHLESYRLRVTPRPEAEQGDTPPVPFYISAGRRDVYDAEFHARQLRQAIERIQPGDVRLDLYPGGHTWRVWRASLPAALNFMFQSVDATPAVLPDSQAE, encoded by the coding sequence ATGGTCGTTTTGGGTGGGTTGGCACTGAGTAGCGTTGCCCTGGCGGGCGATGTCTCGCGGGCACAGTTCTTTTCACCCACCCTGGGTTATGACTACCCGTATACGATCTATTTACCGGATGCTTATGACCCTCAGGCCTCGGCGCCTCACCCAGTGGTATACCTGCTACACGGGTCATTTGGTAACGAGTTTGACTGGGCAACCAAAGGCAACTTGCCACAAACGGCTGATCGTTTGATCGAGGCTGGGCATCTACCTCCAGCGGTATTCGTCATGCCCGGCAGCCGCAGTTGGTGGGTCGATGGGCATAACGAAGCTGCCCGTAGCGCTTTTTTCAACGACCTGCTGCCGCATATCGAAGCGACCTATCATGTGGGAACGACGCGCGAGCAACGTGGCGTAGCGGGGCTCTCTGCTGGTGGCTATGGCGCGGTGAATTTCGCCCTCGAACGTCCAGAGCTGTTTGCCGCTGCCGCTGCCCTCAGCCCCGCCAGCTATATCCCTGCGCCACCCAAAAACTCTTCCGCTCACCGACATCCAGCGTTTTTGAATGCGCAGGGCGAGTTCGATCAAGCGCTTTGGGAGCAGCTCAACTACACAGCCCATTTAGAAAGCTACCGCCTACGCGTCACGCCGCGCCCAGAGGCAGAGCAAGGCGACACGCCCCCTGTCCCGTTCTATATCAGCGCCGGACGCCGTGATGTCTATGACGCCGAGTTCCATGCACGCCAGCTGCGCCAAGCCATAGAACGTATTCAACCTGGTGACGTACGGCTCGACCTCTACCCTGGTGGCCATACTTGGCGCGTCTGGAGAGCCAGCCTACCCGCGGCGCTAAACTTCATGTTTCAGTCTGTCGATGCAACGCCCGCAGTCTTGCCTGACTCACAAGCAGAGTAA